A stretch of the Tardiphaga sp. 709 genome encodes the following:
- a CDS encoding NADPH:quinone oxidoreductase family protein has translation MKAILCSQFCEPDDLVLADIDDPVAGDGQVVIAIKAAALNFFDILMIQGKYQIKPPFPFSPAAEVAGVIESIGSGVTGLKVGDRVVASVGHNGAREKIAVPAASAVKIPDNLDFDRAAGVIITYGTALHALEDRASPKPGETLAVLGAAGGTGLAACELGKLLGLKVIACASSDEKLEFAKKHGADIGLNYATEDLKEGLKKLTDGKGVDIIFDPVGGKYAEASLRAIAWEGRFLVIGFAAGDIPKMPLNLALLKGCDIRGVFWGAWVRQNPEKNRANLEKLVKWAAEGKISSHVDRTFPLAKTADALKVLAGRQAMGKVILHP, from the coding sequence ATGAAAGCCATTCTCTGCTCGCAATTTTGCGAACCCGATGATCTCGTTCTCGCCGATATCGATGATCCCGTTGCCGGTGACGGTCAGGTCGTTATCGCCATCAAGGCGGCGGCGCTGAATTTCTTCGACATCCTGATGATCCAGGGCAAGTACCAGATCAAGCCGCCGTTCCCGTTCTCGCCGGCTGCGGAAGTCGCTGGTGTGATCGAGAGCATCGGCAGTGGCGTGACCGGTCTCAAGGTTGGTGACCGTGTGGTCGCATCCGTGGGCCACAATGGCGCCCGTGAAAAGATCGCGGTGCCTGCGGCATCCGCCGTGAAGATTCCCGACAATCTCGATTTCGACCGCGCCGCGGGTGTGATCATCACTTACGGCACGGCGCTGCATGCGCTGGAAGATCGCGCCAGCCCGAAGCCCGGCGAAACGCTGGCCGTGCTCGGCGCAGCCGGTGGCACGGGCCTCGCGGCCTGCGAACTCGGCAAGCTCCTGGGTCTCAAGGTCATCGCCTGCGCATCTTCGGATGAGAAGCTGGAATTCGCCAAGAAGCACGGCGCGGATATCGGCCTGAATTACGCAACCGAAGATCTGAAGGAAGGCCTGAAGAAGCTGACCGATGGCAAGGGTGTCGACATCATCTTCGATCCGGTGGGCGGCAAATACGCGGAAGCCTCGCTGCGTGCCATCGCCTGGGAGGGCCGCTTCCTGGTAATCGGCTTCGCCGCCGGCGACATTCCGAAGATGCCGCTTAATCTCGCGCTGCTGAAGGGCTGCGACATCCGCGGCGTGTTCTGGGGCGCATGGGTACGGCAGAATCCCGAAAAGAACCGTGCCAATCTGGAAAAGCTGGTGAAGTGGGCGGCCGAAGGGAAGATCTCATCCCATGTCGACAGGACTTTCCCGTTGGCCAAGACAGCCGATGCGTTGAAGGTACTGGCAGGCCGTCAGGCCATGGGTAAAGTGATCCTTCATCCATAA
- the argG gene encoding argininosuccinate synthase, protein MTTILKSLPQGKNVGIAFSGGLDTSAALLWMKQKGAKVFAYTANLGQPDEADYDEIPRKAMEFGAEKARLVDCRTQLVHEGIAAIQSGAFHVSTGGIAYFNTTPLGRAVTGTMLVSAMKEDGVNIWGDGSTYKGNDIERFYRYGLLTNPELKIYKPWLDDQFIDELGGRAEMSAFMTAHGFAYKMSAEKAYSTDSNLLGATHEAKDLEQLDSGIKIVNPIMGVPFWRDDCAVKAEKVVVRFVDGQPVALNGQTFTDAVALFLEANVIGGRHGLGMSDQIENRIIEAKSRGIYEAPGMALLHIAYERLVTGIHNEDTIEQYRMSGMKLGRLLYQGRWFDSQALMLRETAQRWVARAITGEVTLELRRGNDYSILNTESPNLTYAPERLSMEKVEDAPFTPADRIGQLTMRNLDITDTRAKLDLYSKAGLLSAGEGSNIPKLDNGKN, encoded by the coding sequence ATGACCACGATCTTGAAGAGCCTGCCCCAAGGAAAAAACGTCGGCATCGCTTTCTCCGGCGGGCTGGACACATCAGCCGCACTGCTCTGGATGAAACAGAAGGGCGCCAAGGTCTTCGCCTATACCGCCAATCTCGGCCAGCCTGACGAAGCCGACTACGACGAGATTCCGCGCAAGGCCATGGAGTTTGGCGCGGAGAAGGCCCGCCTCGTGGATTGCCGCACCCAGCTCGTCCATGAAGGTATCGCCGCGATTCAATCCGGCGCGTTCCACGTCTCGACCGGCGGCATCGCCTATTTCAACACCACGCCGCTCGGGCGCGCCGTGACCGGCACCATGCTGGTCTCGGCCATGAAGGAAGACGGCGTCAATATCTGGGGCGACGGCTCGACCTATAAGGGCAACGACATCGAGCGGTTCTACCGCTACGGCCTGCTGACCAATCCGGAGCTGAAGATATACAAGCCCTGGCTCGACGATCAATTCATCGACGAACTGGGCGGCCGCGCGGAAATGTCGGCCTTCATGACCGCCCACGGCTTCGCCTACAAGATGTCAGCCGAGAAGGCGTATTCGACCGACAGCAATCTGCTCGGCGCGACCCATGAGGCCAAGGATCTCGAACAGCTCGATAGCGGCATCAAGATCGTCAACCCGATCATGGGCGTGCCGTTCTGGCGCGACGATTGCGCCGTCAAGGCCGAGAAGGTCGTGGTGCGGTTCGTCGATGGCCAGCCCGTTGCGTTGAACGGCCAGACCTTCACTGACGCTGTCGCGCTGTTCCTCGAGGCCAATGTCATCGGCGGCCGCCATGGTCTCGGCATGAGCGACCAGATCGAGAACCGGATCATCGAGGCCAAGAGCCGCGGCATCTATGAAGCGCCGGGCATGGCGTTGCTCCACATCGCCTATGAGCGTCTCGTAACCGGCATCCACAACGAAGACACCATCGAGCAATATCGCATGAGCGGCATGAAGCTCGGCCGGCTGCTCTATCAGGGCCGCTGGTTCGACTCGCAGGCCTTGATGCTGCGCGAGACCGCGCAGCGCTGGGTAGCCCGCGCGATTACCGGCGAAGTAACGCTCGAACTGCGCCGCGGCAATGACTACTCGATCCTCAACACCGAGAGCCCCAACCTGACCTACGCGCCCGAGCGGCTCAGTATGGAGAAGGTCGAGGATGCGCCCTTCACGCCGGCGGACCGGATCGGCCAGCTCACCATGCGCAACCTCGACATCACCGATACCCGCGCCAAGCTGGATCTGTATTCGAAGGCGGGTCTGTTAAGCGCCGGCGAAGGCTCGAACATTCCGAAGCTGGACAACGGCAAGAACTGA
- a CDS encoding 4a-hydroxytetrahydrobiopterin dehydratase: MVERLSAEARNAALKELSGWSEVSGRDAIARTFTFKDFNEAFGFMARVAMVAEKSDHHPEWRNVYKTVEVVLSTHDADGVTKRDIDLARAMNTIAGQLGHS, encoded by the coding sequence ATGGTGGAACGACTCTCGGCCGAGGCCCGCAACGCGGCGCTCAAGGAGCTCTCCGGCTGGAGCGAGGTCTCCGGACGGGATGCCATCGCCCGGACCTTTACGTTCAAGGATTTCAATGAGGCCTTCGGTTTCATGGCGCGGGTCGCCATGGTCGCCGAGAAGAGCGACCACCACCCGGAATGGCGCAATGTTTACAAGACGGTGGAGGTAGTTCTGTCCACCCACGACGCCGATGGCGTCACCAAGCGTGACATCGATCTGGCCAGGGCCATGAATACCATCGCCGGGCAACTCGGCCACTCCTGA
- a CDS encoding invasion associated locus B family protein, with the protein MSVRRFLTVVSMSVAMVGISDLAQAQSAASKGKAAAPPKAAPTPAKPAAAAPAAAGGAEPTLVGQFGSWGAYTATPNGKKVCFALAKPASSKTNPANRPRDPAYAFVSTRPAEKVTNEVSIMIGYQLKPGSESTLEVGGARYAMYTQGDGLWIKNAAEEERMVEALRKAADVTVKGVSAKGTETTDTFSLKGLAQALDRLAQDCRR; encoded by the coding sequence ATGTCCGTGCGGCGATTCCTGACAGTTGTGTCGATGAGTGTAGCGATGGTCGGTATCTCCGATCTTGCGCAGGCGCAGAGCGCTGCTTCGAAGGGCAAGGCCGCCGCACCACCGAAGGCAGCGCCCACACCGGCAAAGCCCGCAGCCGCGGCGCCTGCTGCAGCGGGTGGCGCAGAGCCCACGCTGGTCGGACAGTTCGGCTCGTGGGGCGCCTACACCGCCACACCGAACGGCAAGAAAGTCTGCTTCGCCCTGGCCAAGCCCGCGTCGTCGAAGACCAATCCGGCGAACCGCCCGCGCGATCCTGCTTACGCCTTCGTCTCGACCCGCCCCGCCGAGAAGGTAACCAACGAAGTCTCGATCATGATCGGCTATCAGTTGAAGCCGGGCTCCGAGTCCACGCTGGAAGTCGGCGGCGCGCGCTATGCGATGTACACGCAGGGCGACGGGCTCTGGATCAAGAATGCCGCCGAGGAAGAGCGTATGGTGGAAGCCCTGCGCAAGGCAGCGGACGTGACCGTCAAAGGCGTCTCCGCCAAGGGCACCGAGACCACCGACACGTTTTCGCTGAAGGGTCTGGCCCAGGCGCTGGACCGTCTCGCGCAGGATTGCCGGCGGTAA
- a CDS encoding YkvA family protein: MATDHSVGFEPADELAKDRESVRKQFWRKLKKLAVRLPFAEDLLAAYYCAFDRQTPRHVQAALLGAIAYFVLPFDFVPDMLPVLGFTDDAAVLATALRMVASHINEDHRAAARAAIARGLAKGETDA, encoded by the coding sequence ATGGCAACCGACCACAGCGTGGGCTTTGAGCCAGCCGATGAACTGGCCAAAGACCGCGAAAGCGTACGCAAGCAGTTCTGGCGCAAGCTGAAAAAGCTGGCCGTCAGGCTACCTTTCGCCGAAGATCTGCTGGCCGCGTATTATTGTGCCTTCGATCGGCAGACGCCGCGCCATGTCCAGGCGGCGCTGCTCGGCGCCATCGCCTATTTCGTGCTGCCATTCGATTTCGTGCCGGACATGCTGCCCGTTCTGGGATTCACGGACGATGCCGCGGTGCTGGCCACCGCCTTGCGCATGGTGGCGAGCCACATCAACGAGGACCATCGCGCGGCTGCCAGAGCGGCCATCGCGCGTGGATTGGCGAAGGGTGAAACGGACGCGTAA
- a CDS encoding SDR family oxidoreductase, translating to MFETTLLANKRILVTGGGSGLGASMSRRFAELGAELILCGRRLELLEQTAAQLRADFGGKVSVARCDIRDAAAVEAMMETIWRDGPLDVLVNNAAATFIAQSEHLSARAADAILAPTLHGAMYCTLEAGRRWIVGHHKGVVLSILSTSTITGRAFTVPSAMAKSGLLAMTKSLAVEWGPKGIRTVAIAPGSFPTTGATGQLRPEGRDNGPAAQNPLGRVGEHSELANLASFLISDQAGYINGEMVVQDGGAHLRASGAEDLLQWSDAQWAAQRAARAKN from the coding sequence ATGTTCGAGACAACGCTGCTCGCCAACAAGCGCATTCTGGTCACCGGCGGCGGTTCCGGCCTCGGTGCGTCCATGAGTCGCCGCTTTGCGGAGCTGGGCGCTGAACTCATTCTGTGCGGTCGCCGACTTGAACTGCTCGAGCAAACTGCGGCGCAACTGCGTGCAGATTTCGGCGGCAAGGTGAGCGTTGCCCGATGCGACATTCGTGACGCAGCTGCGGTCGAGGCGATGATGGAGACGATCTGGCGCGACGGGCCACTCGACGTCCTCGTCAACAATGCCGCGGCCACCTTCATCGCACAGAGCGAGCACCTCTCCGCCCGCGCCGCCGATGCGATCCTCGCACCGACGCTGCACGGCGCCATGTATTGCACCCTTGAAGCCGGACGGCGCTGGATCGTAGGACACCACAAGGGCGTCGTGCTGAGCATCCTCTCGACATCGACCATCACCGGGCGCGCTTTCACGGTACCATCGGCGATGGCCAAATCCGGACTCCTTGCAATGACGAAGTCCCTTGCGGTGGAGTGGGGACCGAAGGGCATCCGCACCGTTGCCATTGCGCCCGGATCGTTCCCCACCACTGGCGCAACCGGGCAGCTGCGGCCCGAGGGACGCGACAACGGCCCTGCGGCACAAAACCCGCTCGGCCGCGTCGGCGAACACAGCGAACTCGCCAATCTCGCAAGCTTCCTGATTTCCGATCAGGCCGGCTACATCAATGGCGAGATGGTGGTGCAGGACGGCGGCGCACACCTGCGCGCATCTGGCGCAGAGGATCTGCTGCAGTGGAGCGATGCGCAGTGGGCGGCGCAGCGTGCGGCGCGTGCAAAAAACTGA
- a CDS encoding alkaline phosphatase, producing the protein MSAPLCAQTIYPLDRADILAGAKFDFKVEFPELVQAADIKVTINGADQTAAFGKSADYIAKEDGKDQSALLLRDVTLDRAGTYKIEVSDGMRSRAVTWNVYDTGPRKAKNVILFIGDGMSLAHRVGARLLSKGISEGKSRGKLAMDDMPHMAMVATAGSDSIITDSANSASAYATGHKTATNAMGVYADRTANVFDDPQVETITSLAKRKLDLAIGIVTNTEVEDATPAAMIAHTRRRAAYDEIVAQFLAAKPDVLMGGGAANFLPQAAATSKRKDDVDYVARFREAGYSVATTAPELNGLAKKPETRKLLGLFTPGNMDGVLDRKFLGGGGVKKFPQQPDLTEQVHGALKILSRNDNGFFLMVESGLIDKYAHLLDMDRAVYDVIMLDNAVKLARDWAAKRGDDTLILVVSDHNHPNSLVGTVNDDMSKESNLLLRERLGVYEKAGFPNYPAPDAEGYPSRVDVSRRLAIMSASLPDHYETLRPKLDNPNDPTEKGDEPGTFKANEKYKNAPGSMLRLGNLPAMMGASVHSGEDVILTAIGPGSDRVKGSMDNTDVFRVMVDALGLATK; encoded by the coding sequence ATGAGCGCCCCCCTCTGCGCCCAGACCATCTATCCGCTCGACCGCGCTGATATCCTCGCGGGCGCGAAATTCGACTTCAAGGTCGAGTTTCCCGAACTCGTTCAGGCCGCCGACATCAAGGTGACGATCAACGGCGCCGATCAGACCGCAGCGTTCGGCAAATCCGCTGATTACATCGCGAAGGAAGACGGCAAGGATCAGTCCGCGCTGCTGCTGCGCGACGTGACGCTCGATAGAGCCGGGACTTACAAGATCGAAGTCAGCGACGGCATGCGCAGCCGCGCGGTGACGTGGAACGTCTACGACACTGGTCCGCGCAAGGCGAAGAACGTGATCCTGTTCATCGGCGACGGCATGTCGCTGGCGCATCGCGTCGGCGCACGCTTGCTGTCGAAGGGCATTTCCGAAGGCAAGAGCCGCGGCAAGCTCGCCATGGACGACATGCCGCATATGGCGATGGTAGCAACGGCGGGCTCCGACTCCATCATCACCGATTCCGCGAATTCGGCCAGCGCCTATGCCACCGGCCACAAGACCGCGACCAATGCGATGGGCGTCTACGCGGATCGCACGGCGAATGTATTCGACGACCCGCAGGTCGAAACCATCACCAGCCTCGCGAAGCGCAAGCTCGATCTGGCAATCGGCATCGTCACCAATACCGAGGTCGAGGACGCGACGCCCGCCGCGATGATCGCGCATACCCGCCGCCGCGCGGCCTATGACGAGATCGTTGCGCAGTTCCTTGCGGCCAAGCCGGACGTATTGATGGGCGGCGGCGCAGCGAATTTCCTGCCGCAGGCGGCCGCGACATCGAAGCGCAAGGATGACGTCGACTATGTCGCGCGCTTCCGCGAGGCCGGTTATTCGGTTGCGACCACCGCGCCCGAATTGAACGGCCTCGCCAAGAAGCCGGAGACGCGCAAACTGCTTGGACTTTTCACGCCTGGCAATATGGACGGCGTGCTGGATCGCAAGTTTCTCGGCGGCGGCGGCGTGAAGAAATTTCCGCAGCAGCCTGATTTGACCGAACAGGTGCATGGCGCGCTCAAGATCCTGTCGCGCAACGACAACGGCTTCTTCCTGATGGTCGAGTCCGGCCTGATCGACAAATACGCCCATCTGCTCGACATGGACCGCGCCGTCTATGACGTCATCATGCTCGACAATGCCGTTAAGCTGGCCCGCGACTGGGCAGCCAAGCGCGGCGACGATACGCTGATCCTTGTCGTCTCCGACCACAACCACCCCAACAGTCTCGTCGGCACCGTCAATGACGACATGAGCAAGGAGTCAAACCTGCTGCTGCGCGAACGGCTTGGCGTCTATGAGAAGGCCGGCTTCCCGAACTATCCCGCGCCGGATGCCGAAGGCTATCCATCGCGCGTCGATGTCAGCCGGAGGCTTGCGATCATGTCGGCGAGCCTTCCCGATCACTACGAGACGCTGCGGCCGAAGCTCGACAACCCGAACGATCCGACCGAGAAAGGCGACGAGCCCGGCACTTTCAAGGCCAACGAGAAATACAAGAATGCGCCCGGCAGCATGCTGCGGCTCGGCAACCTGCCGGCCATGATGGGCGCCAGCGTGCATTCCGGCGAGGACGTAATCCTCACCGCCATCGGCCCCGGCAGCGACCGTGTGAAGGGCTCGATGGACAATACGGACGTGTTTCGCGTGATGGTGGATGCGTTGGGACTGGCGACGAAGTAG
- a CDS encoding phosphatase PAP2 family protein produces the protein MNRTGLLIALGLFAAIAIIFGVWPELDLKLAALFYDPETRRFPTTSLPYAQLARDAAMWIAWAFVAPSILALIVKLIWPNRPLLVKGRTMAFLILTMLMSAGILTNFTFKTFWGRPRPVTVTEFNGPWQFKAWWDPRGECGRNCSFFSGEGATAFWTYAPAALAPPSVRPYAYAAATVFGLATSGWRMAFGGHFFTDVTIAGLVSFLVIWLIHGWIYRWPSTRKTDEEIDAALTRFAWPGYRWRQKLRGRDIGPVPDAIPVNRR, from the coding sequence ATGAACCGGACCGGACTCCTCATCGCGCTTGGGCTGTTTGCCGCCATTGCCATTATCTTCGGAGTCTGGCCCGAACTCGACCTCAAGCTCGCGGCACTGTTCTACGATCCCGAAACCAGGCGTTTTCCCACGACGTCGCTGCCCTATGCGCAGCTCGCCCGCGATGCGGCGATGTGGATCGCATGGGCCTTTGTCGCGCCCTCGATCCTCGCGCTGATCGTGAAGCTGATCTGGCCGAACCGGCCGCTGCTGGTGAAGGGCCGCACCATGGCCTTCCTGATCCTCACCATGCTGATGTCGGCCGGCATCCTCACCAATTTCACCTTCAAGACCTTCTGGGGCCGGCCGCGGCCAGTAACGGTGACGGAATTCAACGGTCCCTGGCAGTTCAAGGCCTGGTGGGATCCGCGGGGAGAATGCGGCCGCAACTGCTCGTTCTTCTCGGGCGAGGGTGCCACGGCGTTCTGGACCTATGCTCCGGCCGCGCTGGCGCCGCCGTCGGTGCGGCCCTACGCCTATGCGGCAGCGACGGTGTTCGGCCTCGCCACCTCGGGCTGGCGGATGGCCTTCGGCGGCCATTTCTTTACCGACGTGACCATCGCCGGCCTCGTCTCATTCCTGGTCATCTGGTTGATTCACGGATGGATTTACCGCTGGCCCTCGACCCGGAAGACCGACGAGGAGATCGATGCTGCGTTGACGCGCTTCGCCTGGCCGGGCTATCGCTGGCGGCAGAAATTGCGCGGTCGCGACATCGGTCCCGTGCCGGACGCGATTCCCGTCAACCGCCGTTAA
- a CDS encoding TAXI family TRAP transporter solute-binding subunit — translation MADGPDVIGPVGPPSPRSIRRKMTLITLAGTLAIVAAVAGAYYFAMKPVPLRIAVGPPNSDDVKVVQALVQSFSRDHYTVRLRPILTEGATASAKALADGKADLAIIRGDLEVPKNARAVATLRKNVAVIWVPPAAKGKKSGPKITKFSQLAGRRVGVIGKTQANVNLLNIILRQYGVDPAKVTIVQFSTTEVAEAVKDQKVDAFIAAGPVNSKITNDAIQASSRDGTPTFLAIDSAEAIAQNFPMYESSEIPAGAFGGAPARPDDDVKTISFSHHIVARQSLSDVTIAAFTRQLFAIRQQIINDFPLAAKIETPDTDKDAVIPVHPGAAAYVDGEEKTFLDRYSDYIWWSLMGLSAMGSIGAWFASYLKKDERNVNVSERDRLLDMIAAARKSESLEELDTMQVEADDILRHTLNCYEHGAIEEGTLTAFNIALEQFHNAVADRKALIGMIPPEPMNPPEQLRQPPRPLAV, via the coding sequence ATGGCAGACGGTCCCGATGTTATCGGGCCGGTGGGGCCGCCGTCGCCGCGGTCGATCCGGCGCAAGATGACGCTGATCACGCTGGCCGGGACGCTGGCGATCGTCGCGGCCGTGGCCGGCGCTTACTACTTCGCCATGAAGCCGGTGCCGCTGCGCATCGCCGTCGGTCCACCGAACAGCGATGACGTCAAGGTCGTGCAGGCGCTGGTGCAATCGTTCTCGCGTGATCACTATACAGTCCGGCTGCGGCCGATCCTCACCGAAGGTGCCACAGCCAGCGCCAAGGCGCTTGCGGATGGCAAGGCCGATCTCGCGATCATCCGCGGCGATCTGGAAGTACCAAAAAATGCGCGCGCGGTCGCTACGCTGCGCAAGAACGTCGCTGTGATATGGGTGCCGCCGGCGGCCAAGGGCAAGAAGTCGGGACCCAAGATCACCAAATTCTCGCAGCTCGCCGGACGCCGTGTCGGTGTGATCGGCAAGACGCAGGCCAACGTCAACCTGCTGAACATCATCCTGCGGCAATACGGCGTCGATCCCGCCAAGGTCACCATCGTGCAGTTCTCGACCACCGAAGTGGCCGAGGCCGTGAAGGACCAGAAGGTCGATGCGTTCATCGCGGCAGGTCCCGTGAACAGCAAGATCACTAATGACGCCATCCAGGCTTCGAGCCGCGATGGCACGCCGACTTTCCTCGCGATCGATTCGGCCGAAGCCATCGCGCAGAATTTCCCGATGTATGAATCATCGGAAATTCCTGCCGGCGCATTCGGCGGCGCGCCGGCGCGGCCCGACGATGACGTCAAGACCATCAGTTTTTCGCATCACATCGTGGCACGGCAGAGCCTGTCGGATGTGACCATCGCCGCCTTCACGCGGCAGCTGTTTGCGATCCGTCAGCAGATCATCAACGACTTCCCGCTGGCGGCGAAGATCGAGACGCCCGATACCGACAAGGATGCGGTTATTCCTGTGCATCCCGGCGCGGCCGCCTATGTGGATGGTGAAGAAAAGACCTTCCTCGATCGCTACAGCGATTACATCTGGTGGAGCCTGATGGGGCTCTCGGCGATGGGCTCGATCGGCGCCTGGTTCGCGAGCTATCTCAAGAAGGACGAGCGCAACGTGAATGTGTCGGAGCGCGATCGTCTGCTCGACATGATTGCCGCCGCACGCAAGAGCGAGTCTCTCGAAGAGCTCGATACGATGCAGGTGGAGGCCGACGATATTCTGCGTCATACGCTGAATTGCTACGAGCACGGCGCCATCGAGGAAGGCACGCTGACAGCCTTCAACATTGCGCTTGAGCAATTCCACAACGCCGTTGCCGACCGCAAGGCGCTGATTGGCATGATCCCGCCCGAGCCGATGAATCCGCCGGAGCAATTGCGACAGCCGCCGCGGCCGCTCGCAGTCTAG
- the rlmN gene encoding 23S rRNA (adenine(2503)-C(2))-methyltransferase RlmN: protein MPLEKIATETYVPLAKPSLIGLSRAEIAEKLGSIGVAAAQRKMRTQQIWHWMYVRGVQTFGEMSSISKDMRAELEKHFTVARPEVIVEQISNDGTRKWLLRLPSGTAGEKAHEVECVYIPETDRGTLCVSSQVGCTLNCSFCHTGTQRLVRNLTAGEIVGQIMVARDRLGDWADRETPDGNRRVTNIVMMGMGEPLYNFDAVRDALLIVSDNEGIGISRRRITLSTSGVVPNIKRTGDEIGVMLAISLHAVRDELRNELVPLNKKYPLEELMQACRDYPGASNARRITFEYVMLKGVNDSLEDAKLLVKMLKGIHAKINLIPFNPWPGTRYECSEWDQIEKFSEYIFNAGYSSPVRTPRGRDILAACGQLKSETEKLSARERQALRAMAMTD, encoded by the coding sequence ATGCCGCTGGAGAAGATCGCCACGGAGACCTATGTGCCGCTGGCCAAGCCGTCCTTGATCGGCCTGTCGCGCGCGGAAATCGCCGAGAAGCTCGGTTCCATCGGCGTGGCCGCAGCCCAGCGCAAGATGCGGACACAGCAGATCTGGCACTGGATGTATGTCCGGGGCGTCCAGACCTTTGGAGAAATGTCCAGCATTTCCAAGGATATGCGGGCTGAACTCGAAAAGCATTTCACGGTGGCGCGGCCCGAGGTGATCGTCGAACAGATCTCCAATGACGGCACCCGGAAATGGCTGCTGCGGCTGCCTTCAGGTACCGCCGGCGAGAAGGCCCATGAGGTCGAGTGCGTCTATATCCCCGAAACCGACCGCGGCACGCTCTGCGTCTCGTCGCAGGTCGGCTGCACCCTGAACTGCTCGTTCTGCCACACCGGTACCCAGCGGCTGGTGCGCAACCTGACGGCCGGCGAGATCGTCGGCCAGATCATGGTGGCCCGCGATCGCCTGGGTGACTGGGCCGACCGCGAGACCCCGGACGGTAACCGCCGCGTCACCAATATCGTGATGATGGGCATGGGCGAGCCGCTCTACAATTTCGATGCGGTGCGCGACGCGCTGCTGATCGTCTCCGACAATGAAGGCATCGGCATTTCGCGCCGGCGCATCACGCTCTCGACCTCCGGCGTGGTGCCGAACATCAAGCGCACCGGCGACGAGATCGGCGTGATGCTGGCGATCTCGCTGCATGCGGTGCGCGATGAACTGCGCAACGAGCTGGTGCCGCTGAACAAGAAATATCCGCTCGAAGAACTGATGCAGGCCTGCCGCGATTATCCCGGCGCCTCCAACGCACGGCGCATCACCTTCGAATATGTGATGCTGAAGGGCGTCAACGACTCGCTCGAGGACGCCAAGCTGCTTGTGAAGATGCTCAAGGGCATCCATGCCAAGATCAACCTGATCCCGTTCAATCCATGGCCCGGCACGCGTTACGAATGTTCGGAGTGGGACCAGATTGAGAAATTCTCCGAATACATCTTCAATGCCGGCTATTCCTCCCCGGTGCGCACGCCGCGCGGCCGCGACATTCTCGCCGCCTGTGGGCAATTAAAGTCGGAGACCGAGAAACTGTCGGCGCGTGAGCGTCAGGCATTACGCGCGATGGCGATGACGGACTGA
- a CDS encoding OmpA family protein produces MVAPGGGNIKVVQPPAPTVTAPIPQAPPPAAALTPIAPGAAPQGPRNMGDFRGQRSERQEGGRTIITEPGRIIVQDPSGQSFIRHNEVDRFRYGARDIRTDRVGGEDRTIVIRPDGSQIITVVGRDGQLLRRIRRDREGREIIIIDNSFRGPRGPGGPGGLGFYVDLPPPMIRIPQNRYIVDYDQASPDLVYDTLIAPPVDRIERRYTLDEIRYSPMVRQRMPSIDLDSINFELGSWDIPPDQASKLQVIADGLNRAISRNPRAVFLIEGHTDAVGSDVDNLSLSDRRAQSAAELLTQQFQVPAENLTSQGYGEQYLKIQTDGPERQNRRVTIRNITPLLNGGQASLPPPPPGTAPPRR; encoded by the coding sequence GTGGTTGCCCCCGGTGGCGGCAACATCAAGGTCGTGCAGCCGCCCGCACCGACCGTGACGGCACCGATCCCTCAGGCGCCGCCGCCGGCAGCGGCGCTGACGCCGATCGCACCAGGCGCTGCCCCCCAAGGGCCGCGCAACATGGGCGATTTCCGCGGCCAGCGCAGCGAGCGCCAGGAAGGCGGTCGCACGATCATCACCGAGCCTGGACGCATCATCGTGCAGGATCCGAGCGGTCAGTCGTTCATCCGCCACAACGAGGTCGATCGCTTCCGCTACGGCGCGCGTGACATCCGTACGGATCGGGTCGGCGGCGAGGACCGGACCATCGTGATCCGTCCCGACGGTTCGCAGATCATCACGGTGGTCGGCCGCGACGGCCAGCTGCTGCGACGTATCCGCAGGGATCGTGAGGGACGCGAGATCATCATCATCGATAACTCGTTCCGCGGTCCGCGTGGCCCCGGCGGTCCGGGTGGACTCGGCTTCTATGTCGATCTGCCGCCGCCGATGATCCGGATTCCGCAGAACCGTTACATCGTCGATTACGATCAGGCCTCGCCCGATCTGGTCTACGACACGCTGATCGCGCCTCCGGTGGATCGCATCGAGCGCCGCTATACGCTCGATGAAATCCGCTACAGCCCGATGGTGCGCCAGCGCATGCCGTCGATCGATCTGGACTCGATCAACTTCGAGCTAGGCTCGTGGGATATCCCGCCGGATCAGGCCTCGAAGCTGCAGGTGATCGCGGATGGTCTGAACCGGGCGATCTCGCGCAACCCGCGCGCGGTGTTCCTGATCGAGGGACACACCGATGCGGTTGGCTCCGATGTCGACAATCTGTCGCTGTCGGATCGCCGCGCGCAGTCGGCGGCTGAATTGCTCACCCAGCAATTCCAGGTGCCGGCAGAAAACCTGACGTCGCAGGGTTATGGCGAGCAGTATCTAAAGATCCAGACCGACGGTCCGGAGCGTCAGAACCGCCGCGTCACGATCCGCAATATCACGCCGCTGCTCAATGGCGGTCAGGCGTCGCTGCCCCCGCCGCCTCCGGGCACGGCACCGCCGCGTCGCTGA